The following coding sequences lie in one Streptococcus suis genomic window:
- a CDS encoding asparagine--tRNA ligase has translation MSRKLITINQVKDYVGQEVTIGAWVANKSGKGKLAFLQLRDGTAFFQAVAFKPNFIEKFGEEAGTEKFDVAKRLSQETSVYVTGIVKEDERSKFGYELDVTDLEVIGESQDYPITPKEHGTDFLMDNRHLWLRSRKQVAIQQIRNAIIYATYEFFEKNGFIKFDSPILSGNAAEDSTELFETDYFGQPAYLSQSGQLYLEAGAMALGRVFDFGPVFRAEKSKTRRHLTEFWMMDAEYSFLSHEESLDLQEAYVKALIQGVIDRAPQALETLERDVDALKRYIAEPFKRVAYDDAITLLQEHEADEDTDYEHIEHGDDFGSPHETWISNYFGVPTFVVNYPASFKAFYMKPVPGNPERVLCADLLAPEGYGEIIGGSMREDNYDALVAKMDELGMDKSEYEFYLDLRKYGSVPHGGFGIGIERMVTFVAGTKHIREAIPFPRMLHRLHP, from the coding sequence CCTGGGTTGCCAACAAGTCTGGCAAGGGCAAGTTAGCCTTCCTGCAATTGCGTGACGGAACAGCCTTCTTCCAAGCAGTTGCCTTCAAACCAAACTTTATTGAAAAATTCGGTGAAGAAGCAGGTACTGAGAAATTCGATGTGGCAAAACGCCTCAGTCAAGAAACGTCTGTCTATGTGACAGGGATCGTCAAGGAAGATGAGCGTTCTAAGTTTGGTTATGAGTTGGATGTGACAGACCTCGAAGTCATCGGTGAGTCACAAGATTACCCAATTACGCCAAAAGAACACGGTACAGACTTCCTTATGGACAACCGTCACCTCTGGTTGCGTTCTCGTAAACAGGTCGCTATCCAGCAAATCCGTAACGCCATCATCTATGCGACCTATGAATTCTTTGAAAAGAATGGCTTTATCAAGTTTGATAGCCCAATCTTGTCTGGAAATGCGGCAGAAGATTCAACAGAATTGTTTGAAACAGATTACTTTGGTCAACCAGCTTATCTCAGTCAATCAGGTCAGCTTTACCTGGAAGCTGGTGCTATGGCCCTTGGTCGTGTTTTCGACTTCGGTCCTGTTTTCCGTGCGGAAAAATCCAAAACTCGTCGTCACTTGACAGAGTTCTGGATGATGGATGCCGAGTATTCCTTCCTAAGCCATGAAGAGTCACTTGACTTACAAGAAGCTTATGTCAAAGCCTTGATTCAAGGTGTTATCGACCGTGCGCCACAAGCCTTAGAAACTCTTGAGCGTGATGTGGATGCCCTTAAACGCTACATTGCAGAACCATTCAAACGTGTGGCTTATGATGATGCCATTACTCTTCTGCAAGAACACGAAGCGGATGAAGATACGGACTACGAACACATCGAGCATGGTGATGACTTTGGCTCACCACATGAAACTTGGATTTCAAACTACTTTGGTGTACCGACTTTTGTGGTCAACTATCCAGCAAGCTTTAAGGCCTTCTACATGAAGCCAGTTCCAGGTAATCCAGAGCGCGTGCTTTGTGCGGACCTCTTGGCGCCAGAAGGCTACGGTGAAATCATCGGTGGTTCTATGCGTGAGGATAACTACGACGCCTTGGTAGCTAAGATGGATGAGCTCGGCATGGACAAGTCAGAATACGAATTCTACCTTGACCTACGTAAGTACGGTTCAGTGCCACACGGTGGTTTCGGTATCGGTATCGAGCGTATGGTAACCTTCGTCGCTGGTACAAAACATATCCGTGAAGCCATTCCGTTCCCGAGAATGTTGCACCGCTTGCATCCATAA
- a CDS encoding Crp/Fnr family transcriptional regulator — MISNEQYDYLRAHPTFERLTRDSFDQLAKHIRFRKIPKGQIFFYAEDPRDYLFVLYKGYARIEQYDETDSFTYLDYIRQGGAFPFGDMFQDKPYHYTAIAITDLEYFIVPMVLFETLSKINPSQMTYICQKLSKVLRFQELRLRNAMRSKASDRVVQALALLYWDMCQREQFATLPFEIHIQEISRLAATTRETVSYVLKQLKQNGKIAYSHKQLTYLDIDYFLENLTETH, encoded by the coding sequence ATGATAAGCAACGAACAATATGATTATCTAAGGGCACATCCAACTTTTGAACGTTTGACACGTGATAGCTTTGATCAATTAGCTAAGCATATTCGTTTTCGAAAGATTCCTAAGGGACAAATCTTTTTTTACGCAGAGGATCCTAGAGATTATCTATTTGTATTGTATAAGGGCTATGCTCGGATTGAGCAATATGATGAGACGGATAGTTTTACGTATTTGGACTATATTCGGCAGGGTGGTGCCTTTCCTTTTGGAGATATGTTTCAGGACAAACCTTATCATTATACTGCCATTGCCATAACGGACCTAGAGTATTTTATTGTACCGATGGTCTTGTTTGAAACCTTGTCGAAGATAAATCCGAGTCAAATGACTTATATCTGTCAAAAATTATCCAAAGTGCTTCGTTTTCAAGAGTTGCGCTTGCGAAATGCGATGCGTTCCAAGGCATCAGATCGAGTCGTTCAAGCCTTGGCTCTTCTTTATTGGGATATGTGCCAGCGAGAGCAGTTTGCTACCTTGCCATTTGAAATTCATATTCAAGAGATTTCGCGTTTAGCAGCTACGACACGGGAAACGGTTAGCTATGTTTTGAAGCAACTGAAGCAGAATGGAAAAATTGCTTATAGCCATAAACAGTTAACTTATTTAGATATTGATTATTTCTTAGAAAATTTGACAGAAACTCATTGA
- a CDS encoding regulator, giving the protein MKTIHTGKAPAAIGPYVQGKVVGNFLFASGQVPLSPETGEVVGETIQEQTEQVLKNIAAILSEAGTDFDHVVKTTCFLKDMNDFVAFNEVYKTAFSADFPARSAVEVARLPRDVKVEIEVIAVID; this is encoded by the coding sequence ATGAAAACGATTCACACAGGTAAGGCACCTGCAGCAATTGGCCCATACGTTCAAGGGAAGGTTGTTGGAAATTTCCTATTTGCCTCTGGTCAGGTTCCTCTCTCACCTGAAACTGGTGAAGTGGTTGGTGAAACCATTCAGGAGCAGACTGAGCAAGTCCTGAAAAATATTGCAGCAATTTTATCAGAAGCAGGAACAGACTTTGACCATGTGGTGAAAACAACTTGTTTCCTAAAAGATATGAATGATTTTGTAGCCTTTAACGAAGTTTATAAAACAGCCTTTTCAGCGGATTTTCCAGCTCGTTCAGCGGTGGAAGTTGCACGCTTGCCACGTGATGTTAAGGTTGAGATTGAAGTTATTGCAGTTATTGATTAG
- a CDS encoding MATE family efflux transporter: MKQESLGKEIIRLAFPATVENIFQPLVGFMDTLLIAQLGLVAVTAVGLANTILNVYLAVYMALGVGATALIARSIGAGDRESLTFHVRQALVLSVGVGLLLGLLSLVFGRQMLVLMGADAESLAGAQAFFYWVGGLTIFQALMTILGTILRASGDTVSPMKMSLLTNGFNVVLDYFLIFGIGSWSGWGIVGTALGTILARLLGTVLLYRKVQQTDLAVDLKQLFRLGSPKEMVVLTLPAAAERLVMRLGQVVYFSLIVGLGTTVYASHMIAGNIESFTYMPAYGLATAAAVLIGQALGKGDILTVRRVAFLSSAYGVATMSLLGIVLFFGAPSFALLFTKDLEAVRQVVIALRIDAFNQPGLAVSLIMAGALQGLGDTKSPLYSTMIGMWGLRVVGVIVLGQMFGLGIAGVWLSILIDLLLRAIFLTWRFIVQTRKLAE; this comes from the coding sequence ATGAAGCAAGAAAGTTTAGGAAAAGAGATTATTCGTTTGGCCTTTCCTGCGACGGTGGAAAATATTTTTCAGCCCTTAGTTGGTTTTATGGATACCCTCTTGATTGCACAGCTGGGGCTGGTAGCGGTGACGGCAGTGGGTCTAGCCAATACGATTTTGAATGTCTATTTGGCGGTCTATATGGCTTTGGGAGTTGGGGCAACAGCTTTGATTGCTCGGTCTATTGGCGCGGGAGATAGGGAATCTCTTACCTTTCATGTCCGTCAAGCCTTAGTGCTTTCAGTAGGTGTAGGTCTGCTATTGGGTTTACTATCCCTTGTTTTCGGGCGGCAGATGCTGGTCTTAATGGGAGCAGATGCGGAGAGTTTGGCTGGCGCCCAGGCATTTTTTTACTGGGTTGGTGGCTTGACGATTTTCCAAGCTCTGATGACCATTTTGGGAACAATCCTGCGGGCATCTGGCGACACAGTTTCCCCTATGAAAATGAGCTTACTGACCAATGGTTTTAATGTGGTCTTGGACTATTTCTTGATTTTTGGTATTGGCTCTTGGTCAGGTTGGGGTATTGTAGGGACCGCCTTGGGAACCATCTTAGCTCGCTTGCTTGGTACTGTCTTGCTTTACCGAAAGGTACAGCAGACTGACTTGGCAGTTGATCTCAAACAATTGTTCCGCTTGGGAAGTCCTAAGGAAATGGTGGTTTTGACCCTACCTGCAGCAGCCGAACGCTTGGTTATGCGGTTGGGACAGGTGGTCTATTTCAGTTTGATTGTGGGGCTGGGGACGACTGTCTATGCTTCTCACATGATTGCAGGCAATATCGAGAGTTTTACCTATATGCCAGCCTATGGTCTTGCGACAGCGGCAGCGGTTTTGATCGGTCAAGCCTTGGGAAAGGGGGACATCCTCACAGTTAGACGAGTCGCATTTCTCAGCTCTGCCTATGGAGTAGCCACCATGTCCCTTCTGGGAATCGTCTTATTTTTCGGAGCTCCAAGTTTTGCTCTGCTATTTACCAAAGACCTAGAAGCCGTCCGTCAAGTCGTCATAGCTCTGCGGATTGATGCCTTCAACCAGCCGGGGCTGGCGGTTTCTTTGATTATGGCTGGCGCTCTGCAGGGATTGGGGGATACCAAGTCGCCGCTCTACTCCACAATGATAGGAATGTGGGGGCTGCGCGTTGTAGGTGTTATCGTCTTAGGTCAGATGTTCGGTTTAGGAATTGCCGGCGTCTGGCTGTCGATTTTGATTGACCTGCTCTTGCGAGCGATTTTTCTGACTTGGAGATTTATTGTACAAACACGAAAACTGGCTGAATAG
- a CDS encoding translation repressor RelB: MGIVSLRLNDAEEEIFRSYAIHTGKSLSELFKTALAEQIEDQLDYEIGIKALKKFQENPVTHSIDDVLAELEDGL, from the coding sequence ATGGGAATTGTATCCTTACGGTTAAACGATGCAGAAGAAGAAATCTTCAGAAGCTATGCCATTCATACAGGAAAAAGCCTGTCTGAGTTATTTAAAACTGCACTGGCAGAACAGATAGAAGACCAGTTGGACTATGAAATTGGTATCAAGGCTTTGAAGAAATTCCAAGAAAATCCTGTTACACACTCGATTGATGATGTTCTTGCGGAGTTAGAAGATGGCTTATAA
- the whiA gene encoding DNA-binding protein WhiA produces the protein MSFTVQVKEELLLQSSSNKSELSAIIKLSGSLGLASSGLTLSISTENAKIARHIYELLLHFYQIKAEIRHHQKPNLKKNRVYAVLIEDGVNEILNDLHLADSFFGLETGISPLVLENDSWSQAYLRGAFLAAGSVKDPEKGKYQLEIASVYSDHANDLANLMQKFLLDAKVIERSKGTITYLQRAEDIMDFLLVIGAEETKTEFENVKLLREARNDLNRATNAEAANIAKTVNASMKTINNIIKIMDTIGLDQLSGDLQEIAQLRIQHPDYSIQQLADSLTVPITKSGVNHRLRKINKIADELTD, from the coding sequence ATGAGTTTTACAGTACAAGTAAAGGAAGAATTGCTGCTTCAGTCTAGCTCAAATAAGAGCGAGCTATCTGCTATTATCAAATTATCAGGTAGTTTGGGCTTAGCTTCATCAGGTTTGACTCTTTCTATCAGCACGGAAAATGCAAAGATTGCCCGTCACATTTATGAACTGTTACTCCATTTCTACCAGATTAAGGCTGAGATTCGCCATCATCAAAAACCTAATCTCAAAAAGAACCGTGTGTATGCAGTTTTGATAGAAGACGGCGTGAATGAGATATTGAACGATTTGCATTTGGCTGATAGCTTCTTTGGATTAGAGACGGGGATTTCTCCCTTGGTTTTGGAAAATGATTCGTGGAGTCAAGCCTATCTTCGTGGAGCATTTTTAGCGGCAGGCTCTGTTAAGGATCCTGAAAAAGGAAAATACCAGCTTGAAATAGCTTCTGTCTATAGTGACCATGCCAATGACCTGGCCAATCTGATGCAGAAATTTCTTTTGGATGCCAAAGTCATTGAGCGAAGTAAGGGAACCATTACCTATCTGCAACGTGCAGAGGACATTATGGATTTTCTTTTGGTGATTGGAGCAGAAGAGACAAAGACAGAATTTGAGAATGTTAAATTGCTTCGTGAGGCTCGCAATGACCTAAATCGAGCTACAAATGCGGAAGCCGCTAATATTGCAAAGACGGTCAATGCTAGTATGAAAACAATCAATAATATTATCAAAATTATGGATACTATCGGTCTAGATCAGTTGTCAGGTGACTTGCAGGAGATTGCCCAGTTGCGAATTCAGCATCCAGACTATTCCATTCAGCAATTGGCGGATAGTCTAACGGTACCGATCACTAAAAGTGGTGTCAACCATCGTTTGCGAAAAATCAATAAGATTGCGGATGAATTGACTGACTAG
- a CDS encoding RNase adapter RapZ, whose amino-acid sequence MSDKLHLVIVTGMSGAGKTVAIQSFEDLGYFTIDNMPPTLLPKFLELIRHSQDNNKIALVVDMRSRSFFSEIREVLDEIEGAEDLDFKVLFLDATDSELVARYKETRRSHPLAADGRVLDGIQLERELLAPLKNMSQNVIDTTELTPRNLRMAISEQFASQDNQPSFRVEVMSFGFKYGLPLDADLVFDVRFLPNPYYQKELRNLTGLDAPVFDYVMDHQESEEFYSHLIGLIEPILPGYQKEGKSVLTIAVGCTGGQHRSVAFAKRLADDLEKNWIVNRSHRDKDRRKETVNRS is encoded by the coding sequence ATGTCGGACAAACTCCATTTAGTAATTGTGACAGGGATGTCGGGAGCTGGTAAGACGGTAGCAATTCAGTCTTTTGAAGACTTGGGTTATTTTACCATTGACAATATGCCACCGACTCTCTTGCCAAAGTTTTTAGAGTTGATTCGTCATAGCCAGGATAACAATAAGATTGCTCTTGTTGTAGATATGCGGAGTCGCTCCTTCTTCTCGGAGATTCGAGAGGTGTTGGATGAGATTGAGGGGGCAGAGGATTTAGATTTTAAAGTCCTATTCTTGGATGCGACGGATAGTGAATTGGTTGCTCGCTATAAAGAAACTCGTCGTTCCCATCCTTTGGCGGCTGATGGTCGTGTTTTGGACGGGATTCAGCTAGAGCGTGAACTTTTGGCTCCCTTGAAAAATATGAGCCAGAATGTCATTGACACGACTGAGCTGACACCTCGTAATCTCCGTATGGCAATCTCAGAGCAGTTTGCTAGTCAGGACAACCAACCATCCTTCCGTGTGGAAGTCATGTCTTTTGGTTTCAAATATGGTCTGCCTCTGGATGCGGACTTGGTCTTTGATGTGCGTTTCTTGCCAAATCCTTATTATCAGAAAGAATTACGAAATCTGACTGGTCTGGATGCTCCCGTCTTTGATTATGTTATGGACCACCAGGAATCTGAAGAATTTTACAGCCACCTTATCGGCTTGATTGAGCCAATTCTTCCTGGTTACCAGAAGGAAGGAAAATCAGTTCTAACGATTGCCGTTGGTTGCACGGGCGGTCAACATAGAAGCGTAGCCTTTGCTAAACGCTTGGCAGATGATTTGGAGAAAAACTGGATTGTCAATCGTAGCCATCGCGATAAGGACAGACGGAAGGAGACGGTCAACCGCTCATGA
- a CDS encoding YvcK family protein produces the protein MRKPKITVIGGGTGIPVILKSLRDKDVEITAIVTVADDGGSSGEIRQALQVTPPGDLRNVLLAMSDMPKLYEQIFQYRFADSDGPLAGHPLGNLIIAGISEMQGSTYNAMRLLTRFFHTTGRIYPSSEQALTLHAIFTDGTEVAGESKISKHNGMIDHVYVTNSYNDDEPKASRQVVETIMESDMIVLGPGSLFTSILPNLMISDIGKALKETKAEVTYVCNIMTQRGETEFFSDADHVAVLNAHLAEQFIDTVLVNIEPVPQEYMNSNQFDEYLVQVKHDFAGLQKQANRVISSNFLRLENGGAFHDGDLVVEELLKILQVRP, from the coding sequence ATGAGAAAACCAAAGATTACAGTTATCGGGGGCGGAACGGGAATTCCAGTCATTTTGAAGAGTTTGCGGGATAAGGATGTAGAGATTACCGCTATCGTGACGGTAGCTGATGACGGAGGATCTTCGGGGGAAATCCGCCAGGCTTTGCAGGTGACCCCTCCAGGTGATTTGCGTAACGTCCTATTGGCTATGTCGGATATGCCCAAACTTTATGAACAAATTTTCCAGTATCGTTTTGCGGATTCAGATGGACCCTTGGCTGGTCATCCACTAGGGAATCTCATCATTGCTGGCATTTCAGAAATGCAGGGTTCAACCTACAATGCGATGAGGTTGTTGACGCGCTTTTTCCATACGACAGGGCGGATTTATCCATCTAGCGAACAGGCCTTGACTCTTCATGCTATTTTTACAGATGGGACCGAGGTAGCAGGTGAGAGCAAGATTTCCAAGCATAATGGGATGATTGATCATGTCTATGTGACAAATTCTTATAACGATGATGAACCGAAAGCCAGTCGCCAGGTGGTTGAAACGATTATGGAAAGTGACATGATCGTACTTGGACCGGGTTCTCTTTTTACCTCAATCTTGCCGAATCTGATGATTTCTGACATTGGCAAAGCCCTAAAAGAAACCAAGGCTGAAGTGACCTATGTGTGCAACATTATGACCCAACGGGGAGAGACTGAGTTTTTCTCAGATGCGGACCATGTGGCGGTTCTCAATGCACACCTAGCTGAACAATTCATTGATACAGTTTTGGTCAATATTGAGCCGGTTCCACAAGAGTATATGAATAGCAACCAGTTTGATGAATACTTGGTACAGGTAAAACACGATTTTGCAGGTTTGCAAAAACAGGCTAATCGTGTGATTTCTTCGAATTTTCTTCGTTTGGAAAATGGCGGAGCTTTCCATGATGGTGACTTGGTGGTAGAAGAGTTGCTCAAGATTTTGCAGGTGCGGCCATGA
- a CDS encoding type II toxin-antitoxin system RelE/ParE family toxin, producing the protein MAYKLVLSDDALKQLKKMDRHVGMMLAKDLKKRLDGLENPRQFGKALVGDYKGLWRYRVGNYRVICDIIDNKMVILALEIGHRKEIYKK; encoded by the coding sequence ATGGCTTATAAACTTGTTCTCAGCGATGATGCTTTGAAGCAGTTGAAAAAAATGGACAGGCATGTGGGGATGATGCTTGCAAAGGATTTGAAAAAACGTTTGGACGGTTTGGAGAATCCAAGACAGTTTGGCAAGGCCTTGGTAGGAGACTATAAGGGGCTGTGGCGGTATAGAGTGGGGAATTACCGTGTGATTTGCGATATTATTGATAACAAAATGGTCATCCTAGCTCTTGAAATCGGGCACCGGAAAGAAATCTATAAAAAGTGA